DNA from Longimicrobium sp.:
GCGCCGGGCGAATCTCGTGGGCGTGCCTGTGCGTCACCGACTGGGCGCTGGCGCGGCGGGCCACGCGCACCGCCCTGGCCTTCGCCGAGGCGGCTGCGCTGGTCTCGCCCGAACAGCCGCGCTACGCCTGGGTGGCCGGGCGCATGCTGCGCACCTTCGGCCGCCTCAAGGAGTCCGGCCAGTGGCTGCGCCGCGCCGTCCGCGTCGCCGTCCGCACCGGCGACTGGGAGGCGCACTCCAAGGGCCTCAACAGCTTGGGGAACACCTTCCTCGAGCGAGGCGACTACCGCGACGCCGCGCGCATGCTCCAGGCGGCCCTCCGCACCGCCCGCCGCCGCCGGCTGCGCGTGGCCGAAGGGGAAAACCTCCATGACCTGTTCGTGGTCCACTTCGCCCTGAACGACTGGGCCCAGGCCGAGGACTATGCGCGCAGTGCGTTCGAGGTGTACAGACAGATCCACCACGAACGGCTCCCGATGCTCGCGCACGACGTCGCCTACCTCTGGATCAGCCGTGGCTACTTCGCGCGCGCCCTGGCGGTGTTGCTCGCCCTCGAGCCGCTGATGGTCACCGCGGAGGACCGCCTGCGTGTCCTGACTTCCGCCGGCCGTGCCGCGGGAGCTTCCGGTGAGAGGGAGACGTTCGAGCATCTGTGGTCCGAAGCCTGGCCACTCGCCAACGAGCTCGGTCGACAGAACCGCTACTCGGCGAGCGCCCTGATCGAGCTGGGGCTCGGAGCCTCCAGCCTTGCACAGTGGGACCGTGCGGTGCAGGCGCTCGATCTCGCCCTCGACGTGGCGCGGGAGCGCGGTGAGCCAGACGCGGCCCACCGCGCCGAAGCAGCGCTTGCGGCAGTCCGGTCCGAGCGTGTTGCAGAAACGGTCAGGCGTGCGGCGACGAGGTCGAATTCACCTGGGGATGCGCTTGCTCAGCGGATGATTTCGTCTTTGACCACTGCTTCGTCTGCGGCTGCAGCCTGAGCGTTCGATCGCGAAATGAGGGGCACTCGGCCTCCGGAGCCGCCCATCTGAACGCCGCGACCCGTCACGCTGGTGGAGTCAGTGGTCGTGGTCTCCGTGCCGCTCGTGGTGGATGTGCCGCTCGTGGTGGATGTGCCGCTCGTGGTGGACGTGCCGCTCGTTTCCGTGTAGCCGCCGCTCCCACCCATGTTGACGCCCTCCATCCGTGCGTCGGCGGGGGCGAGGGTGGGGGCGGTCGCGTCGCCCGCCTGGCAGGCAGCGAGCAGGACGGCCGCGGCGAGCGGCAGGGTGCGGTGCAGTCTCATGGGGGTTGCCTCCGGTAGGAAGAGCTGGGCGAGGGCGGGGAGTGCCGAATCGCGCCGCAAAGATCCTCCGGAGAAATGGACGACGCAACGGATAGTATGACGAAAATGACCGCCCCGGAAAAGACAAGCACCCGCGATGAAACGAGCTAACACGCGGCGTGTCATCGTCTTGGAGCCTGCGCCCCTGCGCGGGCTGAACGCGCTGGCGCCGCCGTACGCGGTGGAGGAGCCGGTGCCGTGGGAGGAGCTGGAGAGCGTGGTGCGGGGGGCGCCGCCGTCGGCGGTGGTGCTGGTGGACCCCTACGCGGGCGAGCGGCCGGGCGAGCAGTTCCCGCGGCTGCACGAGCTGCTGCGCCGCTTCCCCTCGCTCACGGTGGTGGCCGCCCTGGAGCTCAGGAGCGAGAGCGTGGGCGACGTGCTCACGCTGCTGGAGTGGGGCGTGGCGGAGGTGATCGACCGGGAGACGGAAGCGTCGCCGCGCGCCGTCCACGCCCGGCTGCGGCAGGCGCACGCCCGCCCGTTCAAGCGGAAGCTCGAGGCCGCGCTCTCGCCGTACGCCTCGAGCGACGCGCGCAACCTGCTGCTGGGGGCGGCCGAGGTGGCCGTGGAGGGAGGGGGGGCGCCGGAGCTGGCGCGGGTGCTCCGCATCGCGCCGCGCACGCTCACCGGGCGGTGCGCGCGCGCCGACCTCCCCGCGCCGCGCCAGGTGCAGGCGTGGATGCGCATCCTGCTGGCGTGCATGCTCCTGGACGACCCCGGGCGCACGGTGTACGCCGCCGCCTACGCGTGCGGCTACTCCACCGACCGCTCGCTGCGCCGGGCCGTGGGCACGCTGCTGGGCACCGACACCACCACGCTCCGCCAGGGGAGCGCCTTCGCCAAGGCGGCCCAGGCCTTCAACGACGTGCTGCGCGAGCTGCGGGAGGCCGGCCGCGAGCGCCGCCGGGCCGAGCGGGCGCTGCG
Protein-coding regions in this window:
- a CDS encoding tetratricopeptide repeat protein codes for the protein MTPPSPERPVEFRAPLSVPGGSVAGLEAVSELSADASVLVWRVLRSVLLWAAEDPYHRGALLDPESLREWEGRLLTESYAAELRMPLAVVVGELARGDQAGAGRISWACLCVTDWALARRATRTALAFAEAAALVSPEQPRYAWVAGRMLRTFGRLKESGQWLRRAVRVAVRTGDWEAHSKGLNSLGNTFLERGDYRDAARMLQAALRTARRRRLRVAEGENLHDLFVVHFALNDWAQAEDYARSAFEVYRQIHHERLPMLAHDVAYLWISRGYFARALAVLLALEPLMVTAEDRLRVLTSAGRAAGASGERETFEHLWSEAWPLANELGRQNRYSASALIELGLGASSLAQWDRAVQALDLALDVARERGEPDAAHRAEAALAAVRSERVAETVRRAATRSNSPGDALAQRMISSLTTASSAAAA
- a CDS encoding helix-turn-helix domain-containing protein, whose translation is MEPAPLRGLNALAPPYAVEEPVPWEELESVVRGAPPSAVVLVDPYAGERPGEQFPRLHELLRRFPSLTVVAALELRSESVGDVLTLLEWGVAEVIDRETEASPRAVHARLRQAHARPFKRKLEAALSPYASSDARNLLLGAAEVAVEGGGAPELARVLRIAPRTLTGRCARADLPAPRQVQAWMRILLACMLLDDPGRTVYAAAYACGYSTDRSLRRAVGTLLGTDTTTLRQGSAFAKAAQAFNDVLRELREAGRERRRAERALREA